Proteins encoded by one window of Kribbella flavida DSM 17836:
- a CDS encoding GrpB family protein: protein MSSSITIVRPDPTWAAQFDKTAQTIRAIVGDTVTRVDHIGSTAVPGLVSKDVLDIQATVSSELQLDEVAQLLVDANWELRPPRSDHPVPGLPSEALQWVKRLVIEPMYRRRVNLHIRIAGRANQRYALLFRDYLRAHPTTAAAYGAFKERAARLPLENVGDYADLKDPVCDLIYLPAEEWAARTGWTP from the coding sequence ATGAGCTCGTCGATCACCATCGTCCGCCCGGACCCCACCTGGGCCGCGCAGTTCGACAAGACCGCACAGACCATCCGCGCGATCGTCGGCGACACCGTCACCCGGGTGGACCACATCGGTTCCACCGCGGTGCCCGGTCTGGTGTCCAAGGACGTCCTGGACATCCAGGCGACGGTGTCCAGCGAGCTGCAGCTCGACGAGGTCGCGCAGCTGCTGGTCGACGCCAACTGGGAGCTCCGCCCGCCGCGCTCCGACCACCCGGTGCCCGGTCTGCCCTCCGAAGCGCTTCAGTGGGTCAAAAGACTCGTCATCGAGCCCATGTACCGCCGCAGGGTGAACCTGCACATCCGCATCGCCGGGCGGGCGAACCAGCGGTACGCCCTGCTCTTCCGCGACTACCTGCGGGCTCACCCGACGACCGCTGCGGCGTACGGCGCGTTCAAGGAGCGTGCGGCGAGGTTGCCGCTGGAGAACGTCGGCGACTACGCCGATCTCAAGGATCCCGTCTGCGACCTCATCTACCTCCCCGCCGAGGAGTGGGCAGCACGCACCGGCTGGACGCCCTGA
- the recA gene encoding recombinase RecA produces MAGAASAERIAADREKALATALTQIERQCGKGSVMRLGEQGKAPIEVIPTGSIALDVALGIGGLPRGRVVEIYGPESSGKTTVALHAVANAQRAGGIAAFIDAEHALDPDYARKLGVDTDALLVSQPDSGEQALEIADMLIRSGAIDIVVIDSVAALVPRAEIEGEMGDSHVGLQARLMSQALRKMTGAVSGTNTTAIFINQLREKIGVMFGSPETTTGGKALKFYASVRLDVRRIESLKDGTDFVGNRTRVKVVKNKVAPPFKQAEFDIIYGQGISREGSLLDLGVEQGFVRKAGAWFTYESDQLGQGRENARNFLRDNPDLANELEKKIKEKMGIGTDKAADATPPVEVDVDF; encoded by the coding sequence ATGGCTGGTGCAGCGAGTGCGGAGCGAATCGCGGCGGATCGCGAGAAGGCGCTGGCGACCGCGCTGACGCAGATCGAGCGGCAGTGTGGCAAGGGCTCCGTGATGCGGCTGGGCGAGCAGGGCAAGGCGCCGATCGAGGTCATCCCGACCGGGTCGATCGCGCTGGACGTCGCGCTCGGGATCGGCGGGCTGCCGCGCGGCCGGGTGGTGGAGATCTACGGCCCGGAGTCCTCGGGTAAGACGACCGTCGCCCTGCACGCGGTCGCCAACGCCCAGCGGGCCGGCGGCATCGCCGCCTTCATCGACGCCGAGCACGCGCTCGACCCCGACTACGCCCGCAAGCTCGGGGTGGACACCGACGCCCTGCTGGTCTCCCAGCCGGACTCCGGTGAGCAGGCGCTGGAGATCGCCGACATGCTGATCCGCTCCGGCGCGATCGACATCGTCGTGATCGACTCGGTGGCCGCGCTGGTGCCCCGGGCCGAGATCGAGGGCGAGATGGGTGACAGCCACGTCGGTCTGCAGGCCCGGCTGATGAGCCAGGCGCTGCGCAAGATGACCGGTGCGGTCAGTGGGACCAACACCACCGCGATCTTCATCAACCAGCTGCGCGAGAAGATCGGCGTGATGTTCGGCTCCCCGGAGACGACGACCGGTGGTAAGGCGCTGAAGTTCTACGCCTCGGTCCGGCTGGACGTCCGCCGGATCGAGTCGCTGAAGGACGGCACCGACTTCGTCGGCAACCGGACCCGGGTCAAGGTCGTGAAGAACAAGGTGGCCCCGCCGTTCAAGCAGGCCGAGTTCGACATCATCTACGGCCAGGGCATCAGCCGTGAGGGCAGCCTGCTGGACCTCGGCGTGGAGCAGGGCTTCGTCCGCAAGGCCGGTGCCTGGTTCACCTACGAGAGCGACCAGCTCGGTCAGGGCCGGGAGAACGCGCGCAACTTCCTGCGCGACAACCCCGATCTGGCCAACGAGCTGGAGAAGAAGATCAAGGAGAAGATGGGCATCGGGACCGACAAGGCGGCGGACGCGACCCCGCCGGTCGAGGTCGATGTCGACTTCTGA
- a CDS encoding regulatory protein RecX, translated as MPEASSAPTGGRPTTTSSQPDLSGPWSDAAPPAQPGKPRAARKARTAQLDASPDAGTSAPETPGSAEAFDVRERPAAVDSSAGHNVGKSIINTPAGAPTDDAPVRRARRQSAAADVASAFSTADNAPDEAQASTPSSTGWGAKSSRPAQRRTRRFGSGQSRRGSRTDEPDAPADPKVDREADPHQVARTILLDKLSGQPRTRAELTDVLAEREIPDEVADEVLDRFTEVGLINDAAFATAWVESRHRGRGLGKRALAQELRRRGVDDELARDALEELDPSQEEATARALVQKKLRSLRSLDRQVAMRRLLGMLARKGYPGGLAMTVVKQELAASDEELPLLNDSGLEAD; from the coding sequence TTGCCGGAGGCCTCATCCGCGCCGACCGGTGGGCGGCCGACGACGACGTCGTCTCAGCCAGACCTCTCCGGCCCGTGGTCGGACGCCGCACCGCCTGCCCAGCCAGGCAAGCCGCGCGCCGCTCGAAAGGCAAGAACCGCCCAGCTGGATGCGAGCCCCGACGCTGGCACGTCTGCACCAGAGACCCCGGGGTCAGCCGAAGCCTTCGACGTACGTGAGCGGCCAGCGGCGGTCGACTCGTCAGCCGGCCACAACGTCGGCAAGAGCATCATCAACACCCCGGCCGGAGCGCCCACCGATGACGCGCCTGTCCGGCGTGCTCGTCGCCAGAGTGCGGCGGCCGACGTTGCCTCCGCTTTCTCGACGGCCGACAATGCGCCGGACGAAGCACAGGCCAGTACCCCTTCATCAACCGGATGGGGCGCGAAGAGCAGTCGGCCCGCTCAGCGCCGTACCCGGCGCTTCGGTTCCGGTCAGTCTCGTCGCGGCTCCCGTACGGACGAGCCGGACGCTCCGGCTGATCCCAAGGTCGATCGCGAGGCCGACCCCCATCAGGTCGCGCGCACGATCCTGCTCGACAAGCTCAGCGGCCAACCCCGCACCCGCGCCGAGCTGACCGACGTGCTGGCCGAGCGGGAGATTCCCGACGAGGTGGCGGACGAAGTACTCGACCGCTTCACCGAGGTCGGCCTGATCAACGACGCCGCGTTCGCCACCGCCTGGGTCGAATCCCGCCACCGCGGCCGCGGCCTGGGCAAACGTGCCCTCGCCCAAGAGCTCCGCCGCCGCGGCGTCGACGACGAACTGGCCCGCGACGCCCTGGAAGAGCTCGACCCCAGCCAGGAAGAAGCCACCGCCAGAGCCTTGGTCCAGAAAAAGCTGCGGTCCCTGCGCTCCCTGGACCGCCAGGTCGCCATGCGCCGCCTGCTCGGCATGCTCGCCCGCAAGGGCTACCCCGGCGGCCTGGCCATGACCGTCGTCAAACAAGAACTGGCCGCCTCCGACGAAGAGCTCCCTCTGCTCAACGACTCCGGACTAGAAGCAGACTGA
- a CDS encoding NUDIX domain-containing protein, whose protein sequence is MGYEGSYTWRLRQHVGHELLVMPGAQVVVVDAEERMLFQRRRDSGEWEFPGGAAEPGSSFRSTAVQELFEEAGLRVRDHDLVPFASLSEPDVHVITYPNGDRMHCFALCFEARCWDGQVRVEPEEVAEVTFRRPDDAPEPLQAQTRVVLELYLAYRASGVFQAR, encoded by the coding sequence ATGGGATACGAGGGGTCGTACACCTGGCGGCTGCGGCAGCACGTGGGGCATGAGTTGCTGGTGATGCCGGGGGCTCAGGTGGTGGTGGTCGACGCGGAGGAGCGGATGCTGTTCCAGCGGCGGCGGGATTCGGGGGAGTGGGAGTTTCCGGGTGGGGCGGCGGAGCCGGGGTCGAGTTTTCGCAGCACCGCGGTGCAGGAGTTGTTCGAGGAGGCCGGGCTGCGGGTCCGGGACCACGACTTGGTTCCGTTCGCGTCGTTGTCGGAGCCGGACGTGCACGTGATCACGTATCCGAACGGTGACCGGATGCACTGTTTTGCGTTGTGCTTCGAGGCTCGGTGCTGGGACGGACAGGTGCGGGTGGAGCCGGAGGAGGTTGCCGAGGTCACCTTTCGGCGGCCCGATGACGCGCCGGAACCGCTGCAGGCGCAGACGCGGGTGGTGCTGGAGCTGTACCTCGCGTACCGGGCGAGCGGGGTGTTCCAGGCGCGCTGA
- a CDS encoding antitoxin, which translates to MNDFQEQAKNWLRNVVKQNPDKIKAGVEKAGDLIDKQTGGKYADKVDAAQGKVGQYVDSQSPAAGPSASSTEQPTSPSASDQPPGTPADQSSGTSDDQAGGKSATGQADSGDSIQPTTGPDDGAADAPTQSQGGAGGATPAGADGPEVSTVENGEEDSSATDADESTTDGRSTGGVVGGPAPDVSANDSRSAGSRTEGAQTGGTTTGTEGGLPGPR; encoded by the coding sequence ATGAACGATTTCCAGGAACAGGCTAAGAACTGGCTCCGGAACGTCGTCAAGCAGAACCCGGACAAGATCAAGGCAGGCGTGGAGAAGGCGGGCGACCTGATCGACAAGCAGACCGGCGGCAAGTACGCCGACAAGGTCGACGCCGCCCAGGGCAAGGTCGGCCAGTACGTCGACTCCCAATCTCCCGCGGCCGGCCCCTCGGCCTCCTCCACCGAGCAGCCCACGAGCCCCTCCGCGAGCGATCAGCCGCCGGGCACGCCTGCCGACCAGTCCAGCGGCACGTCGGACGACCAGGCTGGTGGCAAGTCAGCGACCGGTCAGGCCGATTCCGGCGACAGCATCCAGCCGACGACCGGGCCGGACGACGGCGCGGCCGACGCCCCGACCCAGTCGCAGGGCGGGGCGGGCGGCGCCACCCCGGCGGGTGCCGACGGGCCGGAGGTCAGCACCGTCGAGAACGGTGAAGAGGACTCCAGCGCTACGGACGCCGACGAGTCAACAACTGACGGCAGGTCGACCGGCGGCGTCGTCGGCGGCCCTGCGCCGGACGTGAGCGCGAACGACAGCCGCTCCGCCGGCTCCCGCACCGAAGGCGCCCAGACCGGCGGCACCACCACCGGCACCGAGGGCGGCCTCCCCGGTCCGAGGTAG
- the rny gene encoding ribonuclease Y — translation MQQLAGRPLVSFAAMPTATSVGLVVIGLLVVGLLAWIGLTLTRRKGAEMAAAEANAKLEAATAVAEAKSVGDRLRREAEEEAAVLRARAKESEQRTDELRRQAEERAQEADRRADEVRRQAEDRASEVRRDAEQRATAVRREAESEAQSIRDDLREQRLEMERREHRLTEREERLDEQHRAIEQRQQEIAAQLAELDQRKAEIKDLEDERRRILEGVANLTSEQAKAELIAAIETEAKRHAHTIVRDLERQALDEGETKARKIITGAVQRLASEQTSESVVSVVHLPSDDMKGRIIGREGRNIRSFEQTTGVNLIIDDTPEAVLLSCFDPVRRETARLTLDSLVLDGRIHPSRIEEIYERSKGEVAELCLRAAEDAMAEVGITDLHPELVRTMGLLRYRTSYGQNVLKHLVESAHLAGMMAAELGLDPQLCKRGAFLHDVGKALTHESEGSHAIVGADLARKYGENDDVVHCIEAHHNEVEVRTVEAVLTQAADAVSGGRPGARRESLEAYVQRLVRLEEIAMHHDGVEKVFAMQAGREIRVMVLPDAVDDIAAQVMARDIAKQVEEELTYPGQIRVTVVRESRATEVAK, via the coding sequence ATGCAGCAGCTTGCGGGCCGGCCGCTGGTTTCGTTCGCGGCGATGCCGACGGCGACGTCCGTGGGGCTGGTCGTGATCGGTCTTCTCGTCGTCGGTCTGCTCGCCTGGATCGGGCTGACGCTGACCCGGCGCAAGGGCGCCGAGATGGCCGCCGCGGAGGCGAACGCGAAGCTGGAGGCGGCCACCGCGGTCGCCGAGGCGAAGTCGGTGGGGGACCGGCTGCGCCGCGAGGCCGAGGAAGAAGCGGCCGTGCTGCGAGCGCGGGCGAAGGAGTCCGAGCAGCGCACCGACGAGCTGCGCCGGCAGGCCGAGGAGCGGGCCCAGGAGGCCGACCGGCGCGCCGACGAGGTCCGGCGGCAGGCGGAGGACCGGGCGTCCGAGGTCCGCCGGGACGCCGAGCAGCGCGCCACCGCCGTACGCCGTGAGGCCGAGTCCGAGGCGCAGTCGATCCGCGACGACCTGCGTGAGCAGCGCCTGGAGATGGAGCGGCGCGAGCACCGGCTGACCGAGCGCGAGGAACGGCTCGACGAGCAGCACCGGGCGATCGAGCAGCGGCAGCAGGAGATCGCCGCGCAGCTGGCCGAGCTGGACCAGCGCAAGGCCGAGATCAAGGACCTCGAGGACGAGCGCCGGCGGATCCTGGAGGGTGTCGCCAACCTGACCAGTGAGCAGGCGAAGGCCGAGCTGATCGCGGCGATCGAGACCGAGGCGAAGCGGCACGCGCACACGATCGTGCGCGACCTCGAGCGGCAGGCCCTCGACGAGGGCGAGACCAAGGCGCGCAAGATCATCACCGGGGCGGTCCAGCGGCTCGCCTCCGAGCAGACCAGCGAGTCGGTCGTCTCGGTCGTGCACCTGCCCAGCGACGACATGAAGGGCCGGATCATCGGCCGGGAGGGCCGCAACATCCGGTCCTTCGAGCAGACCACCGGCGTCAACCTGATCATCGACGACACCCCCGAGGCGGTGCTGCTGTCCTGCTTCGACCCGGTACGCCGGGAGACCGCGCGGCTGACCCTGGACTCGCTGGTGCTGGACGGCCGGATCCACCCGAGCCGGATCGAGGAGATCTACGAGCGCAGCAAGGGCGAGGTCGCCGAGCTGTGCCTGCGGGCGGCCGAGGACGCGATGGCCGAGGTCGGCATCACCGACCTGCACCCGGAGCTGGTCCGGACGATGGGCCTGCTGCGCTACCGCACGTCGTACGGGCAGAACGTGCTCAAGCACCTGGTCGAGTCGGCGCACCTGGCCGGCATGATGGCGGCCGAGCTGGGGCTCGACCCGCAGCTGTGCAAGCGCGGCGCGTTCCTGCACGACGTGGGCAAGGCGCTCACCCACGAGTCCGAGGGCAGCCACGCGATCGTCGGCGCGGACCTGGCCCGCAAGTACGGCGAGAACGACGACGTCGTGCACTGCATCGAGGCGCACCACAACGAGGTCGAGGTCCGCACGGTCGAGGCGGTGCTGACCCAGGCGGCGGACGCGGTCAGCGGCGGTCGCCCGGGAGCCCGGCGGGAGTCGCTGGAGGCCTACGTGCAGCGACTCGTTCGGCTCGAGGAGATCGCGATGCACCACGACGGCGTCGAGAAGGTGTTCGCGATGCAGGCCGGCCGGGAGATCCGGGTGATGGTGCTGCCGGACGCGGTCGACGACATCGCGGCGCAGGTGATGGCTCGCGACATCGCCAAGCAGGTCGAGGAAGAGCTGACCTACCCCGGCCAGATCCGGGTCACCGTCGTGCGTGAGTCCCGCGCCACCGAGGTCGCCAAGTAG
- a CDS encoding nuclear transport factor 2 family protein has product MTDRNRELLERLWPTDGQLALSAQAEHELRTEDYTMEMPQSGERVVGRDRMRAMQEQYPNPPSIEIQRIVGAGDHFVVLGRSDYGGDVYYVANVVEFRDGRIARETRIYGTPFEPPAWRAPYVE; this is encoded by the coding sequence ATGACGGACCGGAACCGGGAGCTGCTGGAGCGGCTGTGGCCGACCGACGGGCAACTGGCGCTGTCGGCTCAGGCCGAGCACGAGTTGCGCACCGAGGACTACACGATGGAGATGCCGCAGTCCGGCGAGCGGGTGGTCGGGCGGGACCGGATGCGGGCGATGCAGGAGCAGTACCCGAACCCGCCGTCGATCGAGATCCAGCGGATCGTCGGGGCCGGGGACCACTTCGTCGTGCTCGGCCGGTCGGACTACGGCGGCGACGTGTACTACGTGGCGAACGTGGTGGAGTTCCGCGACGGGCGGATCGCGCGGGAGACCCGGATCTACGGCACACCGTTCGAACCGCCCGCCTGGCGGGCGCCGTACGTGGAGTAG
- a CDS encoding DUF6458 family protein: MRISVGIFLIAVGGIVAFGIRDTSGPVDFTVVGVVIMLAGVAGTWLSYAVANKGRTDESLVIRPDVEQQYRTDPQSSPLSHQIDVTPTEYRERH; the protein is encoded by the coding sequence ATGCGTATCAGCGTCGGGATCTTTCTGATCGCCGTGGGCGGCATCGTCGCCTTCGGCATTCGCGACACCTCCGGGCCGGTGGACTTCACCGTCGTCGGCGTCGTGATCATGCTGGCCGGAGTCGCCGGGACGTGGCTCTCGTACGCCGTCGCGAACAAGGGCCGGACCGACGAGTCACTCGTCATCCGGCCCGACGTCGAGCAGCAGTACCGCACGGACCCGCAGTCGTCCCCGCTGAGCCACCAGATCGACGTCACGCCCACGGAGTACCGGGAACGTCACTGA
- a CDS encoding acyl-CoA dehydrogenase family protein — MTVSLDLVDVDSLLTEEEVAIRATARRFADERLRPSLPEWFESASIPARDLAKELGALGLLGMHLTGYGCAGLGPVAYGLACLEIEAADSGMRSLVSVQGSLAMYALWKYGSEEQKTEWLPRMAAGEAIGCFGLTEPDFGSNPGGMRTNARRDGDDWILNGSKMWITNGSVADVAVVWARTDEGVRGFAVPTDTPGFSAPEITRKLSLRASVTSELIFDDVRLPSSALLPQARGLSGPLGCLNEARFGIVFGAMGAARDCLETAVTYAAQRQVFDKPLSAYQLTQAKLADMAVELNKGILLAVHLGRLKEKGTLRPEQVSVGKLNNVREAIAIARECRTILAANGISGEYPVMRHANNLESVLTYEGTSEVHQLVIGQALTGESAFR; from the coding sequence ATGACCGTTTCGCTGGATCTCGTCGACGTGGACTCGCTGCTGACCGAGGAAGAGGTCGCCATCCGCGCGACCGCCCGCCGGTTCGCGGACGAGCGGTTGCGGCCGTCGCTGCCGGAGTGGTTCGAGTCGGCGAGCATCCCGGCGCGGGACCTGGCGAAGGAGCTCGGCGCGCTGGGGCTGCTGGGTATGCACCTGACCGGGTACGGCTGCGCCGGGCTGGGGCCGGTGGCGTACGGGCTGGCCTGCTTGGAGATCGAGGCGGCCGACTCGGGCATGCGGTCGCTGGTCTCGGTGCAGGGGTCGCTGGCGATGTACGCGCTGTGGAAGTACGGCAGCGAGGAGCAGAAGACCGAATGGCTGCCCCGGATGGCCGCCGGCGAGGCGATCGGCTGCTTCGGCCTGACCGAGCCCGACTTCGGGTCCAATCCCGGCGGCATGCGCACCAACGCCCGGCGCGACGGCGACGACTGGATCCTGAACGGCTCGAAGATGTGGATCACCAACGGCTCGGTGGCCGACGTCGCGGTGGTCTGGGCCCGGACCGACGAGGGCGTGCGCGGGTTCGCCGTACCGACGGACACGCCGGGCTTCTCGGCGCCGGAGATCACCCGGAAGCTCTCGCTGCGGGCGTCGGTCACGTCCGAGCTGATCTTCGACGACGTGCGGCTGCCGTCCTCGGCGTTGTTGCCGCAGGCCCGTGGTTTGTCCGGTCCGCTCGGCTGCCTGAACGAGGCGCGCTTCGGCATCGTCTTCGGGGCGATGGGCGCGGCCCGCGACTGCCTGGAGACGGCGGTGACGTACGCGGCGCAGCGGCAGGTGTTCGACAAGCCGCTGTCGGCGTACCAGCTGACCCAGGCCAAGCTCGCCGACATGGCCGTCGAGCTGAACAAGGGCATTTTGCTCGCCGTGCACCTGGGCCGGCTCAAGGAGAAGGGCACGCTGCGGCCGGAACAGGTCAGCGTCGGCAAGCTCAACAACGTGCGGGAGGCGATCGCCATCGCCCGCGAGTGCCGCACGATCCTGGCCGCGAACGGGATCAGCGGCGAGTACCCGGTGATGCGGCACGCCAACAACCTGGAGTCGGTGCTCACCTACGAGGGCACCTCCGAGGTCCACCAGCTGGTGATCGGGCAGGCGCTGACCGGCGAGTCCGCGTTCCGCTGA